The DNA region ACCGTCTTGTCGCTGAGGGTACCGAGCAGGTCCTCGGTGGCGATCTCTGTTGCTGAGCGGTAAATCCACAGGCCCTCATCCTGATCTGCGGCCTCTCCATGCGCTTTCTTGGTGGAGTTCTGGGCGCGGGCCTGCGCGCGGGCCTTGAGTTTGTACTTGTACCACTGCTCGCCCCAGTTCAGCAGGATGGCGGCACTCTTGTCGCCGTTGGTGATTGCGAGGTAGGACTCTCTGATGACCACGAAGGTCTCTCCAGCTGGTCGCTGAATGATGTCGGTTGAATCACTCACGTAAATCCTTCAACGCTCTTGGGGTTTCCCCCCTAGTGGGCCTATGATTGACCCCTGACGTGTAGGCGCGTTACACTACACGTAAGCGAAGGCCGCCGCCTAAGCGACAACCACAGCAAAAAGTTGTTACCACAACCCTGGGAATTCCCTCGCAGAAGATTGGCGTCAGATGCGGGGGTTTTCCCTTTTCTGGTCTCTCGCCAGAATCGGGTTGCCCCTACAATAGCGTCTGACCTGCGTGAATGGAAGATAAGACTCATAAGTTGCACCTTGCATAGCTGAGCGAATAGCCGTGCTGGTGGAGGAATTCTTGCTCTTTTTGAAGCTGGCTCAGCAGGTGGTTCAGCCTGACTTCGGGGAAGAGGGTATGTAGGGCCAAGCGGGCTGCCTCTTTCAGGGTCATGTCCTCAGAGCGGTACAGCATGGTCAGGGTGAAGGCCAGGAAGACCATCAAAATCCAGCGGTCCAGACCCCTGGCAGTTCGCAGCGCGAACTGCGCCAACCCAAACTGATGCTTTCCCTCCTTAAAAAAGGATTCCAGCGCCCAGCGCCGTTTTCCTTCAGCAAGGATGTCCTTCCCCTCCAGCAGCTCGGATGACACCGCGAAGAATTCACGGTCCCCACGGTCTATTCTCCCCAGGGTCAGCGTTTCTAGAGGCCAATTGGCGAGGTTGACATACCCTCCGTGCGGACAATCCGCCACTGTCACCCGCCCAGGATGATCCGTGCGTCGGTTGCTCCGCACACCCACCACGAACTCGAAACCGAGACGCTGCACACCGTCCAGAAAGACAGCGGATTCGAATCCACTGTCTGCCAGTACGCAGACCTGAAAGCGCTTCCCGACGAAGTTTGGCACCTCTTCCAGCAGGTCAAGGGCTAACGTGACGGGAGTGCTGGTGTACTTGCCCTGGTAGACCCGGTAAGAAATGGGGAACTTCAGTTCCCCATTTTCGGCGAACAAGACCACCAAATGAATGCCGTGCCTGCCGTTGTAGACGCTGACGTAGGGCAGTTGAGTCCCCACCTTTTCCACCGTGGTCAGATCCACGCTGAGACGCAGACGAGGTCTGCGTTTGTGACGAGCCGCGTCCAGCAACATGCGCCACTGGAAGTCCTGCATCTCTTCCCAGCAGCGGTCTGAATTCCAGTCATAGATGTTGAAGAAACGGCTGAGTGCACTGGGACTGACTCCCTCAGCCTGGCTGAAGTTGGTCTTCTGACCTGGACTGTGGAAGAGGTGCAGCGAAGCTTGCAAGCTTCGCTGCTGATACAGCGTCTCTGGAATATCCAGAATCCGCTGTGAGAGAATATGGGTGCGCTCCCCTGAAACCGGTTGATTCACACTTCCAGAATTTCAGCTCTGGGAGCGCTTTTTGTCCGCCTATTCAGGTGCAAGTTCTGAGAATAACCGTTTTTTGCTTTTGAAACGATTCATAGAAGTTATGTCGCGGAGAGAAAAATGGGGGAATATAATATAACCCAAGTCGTATCCGGCAACTACTTATCTTTCCTCTCTTCGTCTGATAATGATCCTAAAGTAGGGTGCTTTTCCGTTAATTCGCAGATCTTTCCCGTCATTCCCCTTGCGAAATCCTACGATCTCAAATTGAGCAGGATTGTGTTTATGGAGGAAGGTAATGGGCACTCCCATTAGTCCGAACCAATCAGAAGGGATATCCTTGGTTTTATTGACGTTGATACCATCGAGGTTGTCATAGTGAGGATAATCAGCCTCGTTAGCGCTGTAGGTCTTCACGAGAGGAATATCCTGATGACGTCGTTCAGAGTCTAAATTAGTGAGCCAGAGGCTGTTATTTGTGGACACGATCCGCTCGCCTCGGTCATTCAATCTGGCTTCGGTACCATAAAGCTCATAATGATCAGGAACAATAAACCCAGAAATATCACGCCCCAAACCGACCCCGAGCCAAATCTTGCCAGCATGAATGAGTCGGAATATCTCCTTGTAGGTAATGGCATTGACGGTGGCAATAATCAAGAAATCTTTGTTAAAAGATTCTATGCACCCAACAAACTCGCGAAGCAAGGAGTATGGGGGATTAGTAACAATGATATCTGATTCCCGAAGCAAAGCAACACACTCATCGCTTCTAAAGTCCCCATTCCCTTGCAGTAGTGTTAACTCATCGTTCTTCCAAGCGACAAGCTCATCTGGATTCCCTGTGTATGAAAAATAGGTACCGCAATTGCTACCATCCACTGCATATCCGGTAGCAATGAGCCGCCTTAAACCAAGACGGGTAAAGTTATCTAAAAAATATCGGACAAAATTACTCTTTTTTGGGTGATCTGTATTACAATAGACGGTCCTGCCTTTGAATTGGCCCTCATAATATTGAAGCTCACGGTCAATATCGACCCTCTGAGTATAAAACTCATCCTTCTTGTTCTTTTTTGCTTCCGTTAAGAAAGAGCGATCGATAAGTCGTGACATTACTGCTGGTTACCCGTTTCATTCTTTGTCATCTGGCTGAATAAGTCACTTGCAAGTAATCTAATTGATGTTCTAGCCACGTCTAGCATGACATCCGCCATTTTGTCTGCATCCCATTTCTGACCACGGCCTTCAGTATAAATTGAAGCTGCCTGCAACATTATCGCTTGATTTCGGCTAATCACACTGATATTTTCACATAGATTCGTGTTGATTGGCATTGAATAGTTAGCGGCAGTAAGGCGATCAATCCTATTCAGATTACTTGAGTTATACTCGAGTATAACTGTTCGTCCGTCTGGGCGAGTAACCTCTATAGTTTCAGTGAGAAAATTGGAACCCTCCAGAAACAATACGTAAGGAAAGTGCTGCTCGTCTAGCATATAGTTAGCTATTTCTTTTATATTTTTGTGAGAACGCTCTATTGCATTCCCTGCTGCCATAATGTCCTGATCACTGTTTTTACCGACAAGAACACCTAGTTTAATATTTTCGACATCTTTTCCCTGATATTTTGCTTCTGTGACTAGAACGATACGCCATTCACCTTTATCGTCTTTGACCTCAATGATACCGCCATCCGGACGTATTGCTGCATTACTGACGAAAAGCTCATGCCCAAGCCTGTCATCTATTGCATGCAAGCGTTTATTGATTGTCGATTTGCTTAACGAAGCACGCTTGCGGAACTCCATCATAGGAAACTCTATGCAAAGCATTTCCATGACCTTTGTCGCGACTTCCCCTACGTCTAGGTCATGCTTGCGAGCCAACTCACTAAAAATGCCTTCCACGCCTTTGCTAGCTATGTGCTGAGTAGTCAATCGATCTGTTTGACCTTTTTTGCGTGCCACTAGTGAAACCTCCTGAAGACTGAACGAGAACTCAAGCCATTAAAATACAGTACATGGGTGGATAGTCTCTCAGTAGGTGACAACTTCAGTTCGACCTCGTTCCAGACGGCAAAAACCAACAGACGGCCCCATCAAGCTTGATGGGGCCGTCTGTGTGCGGTCTTCTGAGAGTGTGAAAACAACAGAATCCGCTGCTCAGCAGGCTACCGCACTCACCCAGCACTTCAAAGCGCACGCCAGTCATCTCCGCATTGACACCCTTCAGCGCTTGATTGACGTCCTTCTGGCGATGATTGCCGCGAGGAGCATCAATCATCACGACCTGAGTGCCCACATGCCGGGTATCAGCATGCCCCAGGCTAAGAAAAGGCGGGCAGACCGCACCTTCCGGGATGAGCAGCTGGACATGGACTTTTTCATCGCTCTGCTCGTCGTCCATCTTCCACCGGGGAAGGTGTTGCTGAGTCTGGACCGCACCAATTGGGAGCATGGGGAAACGCCCATCAATTTTCTGGTGCTTGGAGCCGTGGTTCATGGCTTCACCCTGCCCCTGATTTGGGTTCCTCTTGATGAGTCTGGGAACAGCCACACCTACGCCCGTATGTGGTTGGTATTGAAGCTCCTCCGCGTCTTGCCAGCGAAACGCTGG from Deinococcus sp. Marseille-Q6407 includes:
- a CDS encoding adenine-specific methyltransferase EcoRI family protein codes for the protein MSRLIDRSFLTEAKKNKKDEFYTQRVDIDRELQYYEGQFKGRTVYCNTDHPKKSNFVRYFLDNFTRLGLRRLIATGYAVDGSNCGTYFSYTGNPDELVAWKNDELTLLQGNGDFRSDECVALLRESDIIVTNPPYSLLREFVGCIESFNKDFLIIATVNAITYKEIFRLIHAGKIWLGVGLGRDISGFIVPDHYELYGTEARLNDRGERIVSTNNSLWLTNLDSERRHQDIPLVKTYSANEADYPHYDNLDGINVNKTKDIPSDWFGLMGVPITFLHKHNPAQFEIVGFRKGNDGKDLRINGKAPYFRIIIRRREER
- a CDS encoding transposase, which encodes MNQPVSGERTHILSQRILDIPETLYQQRSLQASLHLFHSPGQKTNFSQAEGVSPSALSRFFNIYDWNSDRCWEEMQDFQWRMLLDAARHKRRPRLRLSVDLTTVEKVGTQLPYVSVYNGRHGIHLVVLFAENGELKFPISYRVYQGKYTSTPVTLALDLLEEVPNFVGKRFQVCVLADSGFESAVFLDGVQRLGFEFVVGVRSNRRTDHPGRVTVADCPHGGYVNLANWPLETLTLGRIDRGDREFFAVSSELLEGKDILAEGKRRWALESFFKEGKHQFGLAQFALRTARGLDRWILMVFLAFTLTMLYRSEDMTLKEAARLALHTLFPEVRLNHLLSQLQKEQEFLHQHGYSLSYARCNL
- a CDS encoding EcoRI family type II restriction endonuclease — encoded protein: MTTQHIASKGVEGIFSELARKHDLDVGEVATKVMEMLCIEFPMMEFRKRASLSKSTINKRLHAIDDRLGHELFVSNAAIRPDGGIIEVKDDKGEWRIVLVTEAKYQGKDVENIKLGVLVGKNSDQDIMAAGNAIERSHKNIKEIANYMLDEQHFPYVLFLEGSNFLTETIEVTRPDGRTVILEYNSSNLNRIDRLTAANYSMPINTNLCENISVISRNQAIMLQAASIYTEGRGQKWDADKMADVMLDVARTSIRLLASDLFSQMTKNETGNQQ